In a single window of the Acyrthosiphon pisum isolate AL4f chromosome X, pea_aphid_22Mar2018_4r6ur, whole genome shotgun sequence genome:
- the Rab14 gene encoding rab-protein 14 isoform X1 — MSSSQYSYIFKYIIVGDMGVGKSCLLHQFTEQKFTADCPHTIGVEFGTRIIEVSGKKIKLQIWDTAGQERFRAVTRSYYRGAAGALMVYDITRRSSYNHLSSWLSDTRNLTNPGTVIYLIGNKLDMESNRDVSYEEAKQFADENGLMFLEASAKTGEYVEDAFLKTAQIIYECIQDGRLDLNAADSGVQQKILQCETNPNVEKDKSCMQC, encoded by the exons ATGTCTTCTTCACAGTATTCGTATATATTCAAGTACATCATAGTTGGAGACATGGGTGTCGGTAAATCATGTTTGCTGCACCAATTCACCGAGCAAAAGT TCACTGCTGATTGCCCGCACACCATTGGTGTAGAATTTGGAACAAGAATCATTGAAGTATCTGGGAAGAAAATTAAACTTCAAATCTGGGATACAGCTGGACAGGAACGTTTCAGAGCAGTAACAAG ATCGTACTATCGTGGAGCAGCTGGAGCATTGATGGTGTATGACATAACCAGACGTTCTTCTTATAATCATTTGAGTAGTTGGTTATCTGATACTCGCAATCTTACGAATCCGGGAACT GTGATTTATTTGATTGGGAACAAATTGGATATGGAAAGTAATCGAGATGTGTCCTATGAAGAAGCCAAGCAATTTGCTGATGAAAATGGATTAATGTTTTTGGAAGCAAGTGCCAAAAc CGGAGAGTATGTAGAAGATGCTTTCCTTAAAACTGCTCAGATAATTTATGAATGCATTCAAGATGGAAG acTTGACTTGAATGCTGCTGATTCTGGAGTACAACAGAAAATCCTTCAATGTGAAACCAATCCAAATGTGGAAAAAGATAAATCTTGTATGCAATGTTAa
- the Rab14 gene encoding Rab-protein 14 isoform b (isoform b is encoded by transcript variant 4), with protein sequence MRRATDASLPTFGTMSSKASESKMSSSQYSYIFKYIIVGDMGVGKSCLLHQFTEQKFTADCPHTIGVEFGTRIIEVSGKKIKLQIWDTAGQERFRAVTRSYYRGAAGALMVYDITRRSSYNHLSSWLSDTRNLTNPGTVIYLIGNKLDMESNRDVSYEEAKQFADENGLMFLEASAKTGEYVEDAFLKTAQIIYECIQDGRLDLNAADSGVQQKILQCETNPNVEKDKSCMQC encoded by the exons ATGCGACGTGCGACGGATGCGTCGCTACCGACATTCGGCacaatg AGTTCCAAAGCGTCTGAGTCCAAGATGTCTTCTTCACAGTATTCGTATATATTCAAGTACATCATAGTTGGAGACATGGGTGTCGGTAAATCATGTTTGCTGCACCAATTCACCGAGCAAAAGT TCACTGCTGATTGCCCGCACACCATTGGTGTAGAATTTGGAACAAGAATCATTGAAGTATCTGGGAAGAAAATTAAACTTCAAATCTGGGATACAGCTGGACAGGAACGTTTCAGAGCAGTAACAAG ATCGTACTATCGTGGAGCAGCTGGAGCATTGATGGTGTATGACATAACCAGACGTTCTTCTTATAATCATTTGAGTAGTTGGTTATCTGATACTCGCAATCTTACGAATCCGGGAACT GTGATTTATTTGATTGGGAACAAATTGGATATGGAAAGTAATCGAGATGTGTCCTATGAAGAAGCCAAGCAATTTGCTGATGAAAATGGATTAATGTTTTTGGAAGCAAGTGCCAAAAc CGGAGAGTATGTAGAAGATGCTTTCCTTAAAACTGCTCAGATAATTTATGAATGCATTCAAGATGGAAG acTTGACTTGAATGCTGCTGATTCTGGAGTACAACAGAAAATCCTTCAATGTGAAACCAATCCAAATGTGGAAAAAGATAAATCTTGTATGCAATGTTAa